The genomic window AATTTTCACATTACTTTGATGAAAACCTATTATAAATTGGAAGATTACCGAAATGCTTTAAAATCAGCGGATTCTATATTAGCGCTTGATGATAAACAGGCGAAGGCATACTATTATAAAGGTCTTTGTGAGGAAAAAACGAAATACGACATTAAAGGAGTTTTAATATCTCTAAGGAAAGCTGTAGAACTTGAACCCAATGAAATATTATATAGAATTGCATTGGCAAAAGCATACAAAGATTATGGATTTTATCGAAGTGCACTAAAAGAATGGCAGAGGATTGCTGCCAATAGACAGTACGCGCAAAGAGCATTGATGGAAATCCAAAGAATAAACTCACTAATAGAGCAGTCACGATTTTAAATGATAAGGGAATAGAACTTTTATGGGCAAGATTATCTATAAGAATGTAGGCGATAATGAAAAGGAATTGGACCTTTTTTTAGAGGAGATTTCAAAAAATGCTCTGCTCCATAATATGCAGGACACAGTTATTATAAAACCAAATCTTTGTACATTTGCCTCTGTCGAGTCTGGAATAATTTCAGATATTAAGTTCATAAAAAAACTCATATGGCTTATCAAATCGAAAAATCAAAATGCAAACATAAAAATAGTTGAAACAGACAGTTTTGACAGGAAGGCAAGCGACGTCTATAAAGAGTTGGGATATGAGCGTCTAGCTGAAGAAGAGGGGGTTGAGCTTCTCAATTTGACCGAAATGGATTCATTCCCTGTCGTTGTGCGAGGGATTCCCTATGAGATAAATGTTCCTGCAATTTTTTTTGACGACATATTTTTCATCTCTGTTGGCAATCTAAAAACTCATGATTATCAAAAAATTACGTGTATATTCAAAAATCAGTTTGGCTGTATTCCTGATGCCTTAAAAGAAAAATATCATCCCTACCTTGATGAAGTTTTAACTTTTTTGGATGGTATAATAAAGCCAGATCTCTCTATTATAGATGGAAGAATTGCACTGGAAGGGAATGGTCCTGTTGATGGAGAACCGGTAAAGTGTGGAATAATGATAGCAGGAAGTGATTCTCTTGAAGTTGACACTCTTTGTGCAAAAATTGCAGGTTTCAATCCGAAAAAGATCCCCTATTTGAGATATGCATACAAAAAAAGAAATTTCAATCCTGATGATGTCAAACTTGAAAGCAATATGAAAGTGATCAATCTCCGATTCATACCGAAAAAACTTTTCAAAGGGATTAGACTAAAAATATTTATTACACGCACTTCAAATCTTATTACTCTTTTCTCTAAGAAACTCTTTTTTCATCTGTATTATTTTGGAGTTGTTCAAACGATGCGCATAATTCCAAAATCATTAATGAAACGGCTTAAGAG from Candidatus Schekmanbacteria bacterium includes these protein-coding regions:
- a CDS encoding DUF362 domain-containing protein — translated: MGKIIYKNVGDNEKELDLFLEEISKNALLHNMQDTVIIKPNLCTFASVESGIISDIKFIKKLIWLIKSKNQNANIKIVETDSFDRKASDVYKELGYERLAEEEGVELLNLTEMDSFPVVVRGIPYEINVPAIFFDDIFFISVGNLKTHDYQKITCIFKNQFGCIPDALKEKYHPYLDEVLTFLDGIIKPDLSIIDGRIALEGNGPVDGEPVKCGIMIAGSDSLEVDTLCAKIAGFNPKKIPYLRYAYKKRNFNPDDVKLESNMKVINLRFIPKKLFKGIRLKIFITRTSNLITLFSKKLFFHLYYFGVVQTMRIIPKSLMKRLKRA